One Citricoccus sp. K5 DNA window includes the following coding sequences:
- the paaZ gene encoding phenylacetic acid degradation bifunctional protein PaaZ gives MSTHTTTATVPSYVLDQWWTPAEGSRTAEVRDANTGEAMLRFGAEGLDLGEVLAHARTIGQRELGALTLHERALKLKELAMFLNGRRDELYALSHRTGATQVDNMVDIDGGIGVLFTYSSKGRRELPNANVIQDGGVEPLSKDGSFIGTHIYTRIPGAAVQVNAFNFPVWGMLEKFAPAFIAGVPTIVKPATPTGYVTEAAVRIMIESGILPPGSLQLISGSARGLLDVMDYRDLLAFTGSASTAQSLKAHPNVVTGGVRFTAETDSLNAAILGPDAVEGTPEFDAFVKAVVTEMTVKAGQKCTAIRRTIVPEGQRDAVARAVSERLDSRVVLGDPRAEGVTMGALASLDQLRDVRGAVEDLLAAGGELAYGTLDAPSVRTASGEEAVVEQGAFMSPILLSWADGDAEAVHSREAFGPVTSLLGYTDVTDAVRLAARGSGSLVATVCTNDPEVARELTTGIAGHHGRVHLLNRETARSSTGHGSPMPQLVHGGPGRAGGGEELGGIRAVLHHMQRTALQGSPNLVTAVTGVWQTGADRRIAGSPAYGAESGQKHPFRKSLTDLRVGDALASDLRQVTQEDITAFAHTTGDTFYAHTNPEAAAANPFFPGTVAHGYLLVAWAAGLFVEPAPGPVLANYGLENLRFVTPVAAGDSIRITLTAKRITPRVTDEYGEVAWDAVIHNQDDEIVATYDVLTLVEKEDTLYRDWTD, from the coding sequence ATGAGCACGCACACGACCACCGCCACCGTCCCCAGCTACGTCCTCGACCAGTGGTGGACCCCCGCGGAGGGCTCCCGCACCGCGGAGGTCCGGGACGCCAACACCGGCGAGGCCATGCTCCGTTTCGGGGCCGAGGGCCTGGACCTCGGCGAGGTTCTGGCGCATGCCCGCACCATCGGCCAGCGCGAGCTCGGGGCACTGACCCTGCACGAACGGGCGCTGAAGCTCAAGGAACTCGCTATGTTCCTCAATGGCCGCCGTGACGAGCTGTATGCCCTCTCCCACCGGACGGGGGCCACCCAGGTGGACAACATGGTGGACATCGACGGCGGTATCGGCGTGCTGTTCACCTACTCGTCCAAGGGGCGGCGCGAACTGCCCAACGCCAACGTCATCCAGGACGGGGGCGTGGAGCCACTGTCCAAGGACGGCTCCTTCATCGGCACCCACATCTACACCCGTATCCCGGGAGCAGCTGTGCAGGTCAACGCCTTCAACTTCCCGGTCTGGGGCATGCTTGAGAAGTTCGCGCCGGCCTTCATCGCCGGCGTGCCCACCATCGTCAAGCCGGCCACCCCCACCGGCTATGTCACCGAGGCCGCTGTGCGGATCATGATCGAATCCGGGATCCTGCCGCCTGGCTCGTTGCAGCTGATCTCCGGATCCGCCCGCGGGCTGCTGGACGTCATGGACTATCGGGACCTGCTGGCCTTCACCGGATCGGCCTCCACAGCGCAGTCGCTCAAGGCCCATCCGAACGTGGTGACCGGCGGCGTCCGCTTCACCGCCGAGACCGACTCGCTCAACGCCGCCATCCTCGGCCCGGACGCCGTGGAGGGCACCCCGGAGTTCGATGCCTTCGTCAAGGCCGTCGTCACCGAGATGACCGTCAAGGCCGGGCAGAAGTGCACCGCCATCCGGCGCACCATCGTCCCCGAGGGCCAGCGGGATGCCGTGGCCCGGGCCGTCTCCGAGCGGCTGGACTCACGCGTGGTCCTCGGCGACCCGCGCGCCGAGGGCGTCACCATGGGCGCCCTGGCCTCCCTGGACCAGTTGCGGGACGTGCGCGGTGCCGTCGAGGACCTGCTCGCCGCCGGGGGTGAACTCGCCTATGGAACCCTGGACGCCCCCTCGGTGCGCACCGCCTCAGGTGAGGAGGCCGTCGTCGAGCAGGGTGCCTTCATGTCCCCGATACTGCTCTCCTGGGCGGACGGGGACGCCGAGGCCGTGCACTCCCGCGAGGCATTCGGGCCGGTGACCTCCTTGCTGGGCTACACCGACGTGACCGACGCCGTCCGCCTGGCCGCCCGCGGCTCCGGCTCACTCGTGGCCACGGTGTGCACGAACGATCCGGAGGTCGCGCGCGAACTGACCACCGGGATCGCCGGCCACCACGGCCGCGTGCATTTGCTCAACCGGGAGACCGCCCGGTCCAGCACCGGCCATGGCTCTCCGATGCCCCAGCTGGTCCACGGCGGGCCGGGCCGGGCCGGGGGCGGTGAGGAGCTCGGCGGCATCCGCGCCGTCCTGCACCACATGCAGCGCACCGCCCTGCAGGGCTCGCCCAACCTGGTCACGGCCGTCACCGGCGTGTGGCAGACCGGGGCGGACCGCCGCATCGCGGGATCACCGGCGTACGGGGCCGAGTCCGGCCAGAAGCACCCGTTCCGTAAGTCACTCACAGACCTGCGGGTCGGTGACGCCCTGGCCTCGGACCTGCGCCAGGTCACCCAGGAGGACATCACCGCGTTCGCCCACACCACAGGGGACACCTTCTACGCCCACACGAACCCGGAGGCGGCCGCCGCCAACCCCTTCTTCCCGGGCACCGTGGCGCACGGCTACCTGCTGGTGGCCTGGGCCGCCGGACTCTTCGTGGAGCCGGCTCCCGGCCCGGTGCTGGCCAACTACGGCCTGGAGAACCTGCGGTTCGTCACGCCGGTGGCCGCCGGTGACTCCATCCGCATCACCCTGACCGCCAAGAGGATCACCCCGCGGGTGACGGACGAGTACGGCGAGGTGGCCTGGGACGCCGTGATCCACAACCAGGACGACGAGATCGTGGCGACCTACGATGTCCTGACCCTGGTGGAGAAGGAGGACACCCTCTACCGGGACTGGACCGACTGA
- a CDS encoding TetR/AcrR family transcriptional regulator, with product MTTASAVPKSPRRGRPGYDQDSVLEIAVQVFNRHGYDATSMGMLAVELGVSKSAIYHHVPSKGDLLRLALDEALVPLESIGEDERAQKGGTIERLEFILRSTIRVLIDRQPYVTLLLRLRGNTEIERDALQRRRTVDHKIVDLVVAAQAEGKVRSDVEPRTTTRLMFGMINSLVEWYRPDGPVSPAQVEENAIAMIVDGLRARA from the coding sequence ATGACGACCGCTTCCGCCGTGCCGAAGTCCCCCCGGCGGGGCCGGCCCGGCTATGACCAGGACTCGGTGCTGGAGATCGCCGTCCAGGTGTTCAACCGCCATGGCTATGACGCCACCTCCATGGGGATGCTCGCCGTGGAGCTCGGGGTCAGCAAGTCGGCGATCTACCACCACGTGCCCTCGAAGGGGGACCTGCTGCGGCTGGCCCTGGACGAGGCCCTGGTCCCCCTGGAATCCATCGGCGAGGACGAGCGTGCCCAGAAGGGCGGCACCATCGAGCGCCTCGAGTTCATCCTGCGCTCGACCATCCGCGTCCTCATCGACCGCCAGCCCTACGTGACCCTGCTGCTGCGCTTGCGCGGTAACACCGAGATCGAGCGTGACGCCCTGCAGCGCCGCCGCACGGTGGACCACAAGATCGTGGACCTCGTGGTGGCTGCCCAGGCCGAGGGCAAGGTGCGCAGCGATGTGGAGCCGCGCACCACCACCCGGTTGATGTTCGGCATGATCAACTCCCTGGTGGAGTGGTACCGCCCGGACGGGCCCGTCTCCCCCGCGCAGGTCGAGGAGAACGCGATCGCCATGATCGTGGACGGGCTGCGCGCCCGCGCCTGA